One Vigna unguiculata cultivar IT97K-499-35 unplaced genomic scaffold, ASM411807v1 contig_684, whole genome shotgun sequence genomic window carries:
- the LOC114172709 gene encoding uncharacterized protein LOC114172709, which translates to MEAELLARWKGLTMSQYDGTTDPEEHVDVFTTQAGLYTSDDAILCRVFPTSLKGPALNWFTRLPPNSIDCFDTLATRFGIQFATSKPHHLTSLALVNIRQEKGESLREFMERFGKISLNISNLNPEVAMHHLITALKLGPFVDSLCKKPVNNLDELRTRATKFMQMEELKEFRNTTRSDAQEKRHHDRERALAPRSGHRFKDSRQPKYNRYTPLVSNRARILEEALNTDLITTPRRAPTPPNADTTKHCRYHRNYGHTTEECFTLKDKIEELIQARHLRRFVKREGGGFSSRGEREKRYEERPRSPQRGRTRKR; encoded by the coding sequence ATGGAAGCAGAACTTCTCGCGCGCTGGAAGGGGTTAACTATGAGCCAGTACGATGGCACTACTGATCCGGAGGAGCACGTGGACGTCTTCACCACCCAGGCAGGATTGTATACTTCGGACGACGCAATCCTCTGTCGTGTTTTCCCAACATCCCTGAAAGGGCCAGCACTCAATTGGTTCACACGATTGCCACCCAACTCTATCGACTGTTTCGATACGTTGGCTACCCGTTTCGGCATACAGTTTGCCACTAGTAAGCCACACCACCTTACTTCTCTGGCATTGGTAAATATACGACAGGAAAAAGGAGAGTCTCTACGGGAGTTTATGGAACGATTCGGAAAGATATCCTTGAATATCTCTAATTTGAATCCTGAGGTCGCCATGCACCACCTCATCACAGCACTAAAGCTTGGCCCTTTTGTTGACAGTCTATGCAAGAAGCCCGTGAACAATCTAGACGAACTTCGGACCAGGGCCACTAAATTCATGCAGATGGAGGAATTGAAAGAATTTCGCAATACAACTCGATCGGATGCACAGGAGAAAAGGCACCATGACAGGGAGCGAGCGTTAGCACCCCGATCCGGCCACAGGTTCAAGGACTCTAGGCAGCCGAAATACAACAGGTACACACCACTCGTGTCCAACAGGGCAAGAATTCTGGAAGAAGCACTGAACACCGATCTAATAACAACCCCTCGAAGGGCCCCGACTCCCCCGAACGCCGACACCACCAAGCATTGTCGGTATCACCGAAATTATGGGCACACAACAGAGGAATGCTTTACCTTGAAAGACAAAATTGAGGAATTGATACAGGCAAGGCACCTAAGAAGATTCGTAAAGCGGGAAGGCGGGGGATTCTCCTCAAGGGGAGAACGAGAAAAGCGCTACGAGGAGCGACCACGAAGCCCACAGAGGGGCCGAACCCGAAAAAGATGA